In the genome of Persephonella sp. KM09-Lau-8, one region contains:
- a CDS encoding ribonucleoside triphosphate reductase, with protein MNTHLIDNYLKKLDWRVYENSNTTYSLQGLNFYISSEITKEYWLSNVYPEKIASAHRNGDFHIHDLQNLSVYCVGWDLYDLLTTGFKGAYGKTESAPPKHFTSALGQIVNFLYTLQGEAAGAQAFSNFDTLLAPFVRYDGLSYKEVKQAIQEFVFNLNVPTRVGFQTPFTNLTFDLKAENSPYADQYIVIGGEIKNQKYREFQKEMDIINQAFFEVMAEGDASGRVFTFPIPTYNITKDFDWENPVLEKLWEITGKYGIPYFANFINSDLDPNDARSMCCRLRLDIRELRKRGGGLFGANPLTGSIGVVTINLPRIGYLSKNKEEFFDRLNNLLEIAKESLEIKRNFLEELTDKGLYPYSKFYLRSIKSQSGRYWQNHFSTIGIIGMNEACINLLGKDIASSEGKEFAEKVLEFINHKLIKFQMETGNNYNLEATPAEGASYRLAKIDKEQFPDIIVANEDEYREYGAAPYYTNSTHLPVYYSDDPVFVLDHQDSLQTKYTGGTVIHFFLGEKISDTESVKNFVRFVCENYHLPYFTITPTFSVCPVHGYISGKHEKCPECGEETEIYSRIVGYFRPVKQWNDGKKEEFKNRKGYKIPLSAL; from the coding sequence ATGAATACACACCTGATAGACAACTACCTGAAAAAATTAGACTGGAGAGTTTATGAAAATAGCAACACAACCTATTCATTACAAGGATTAAATTTTTATATCTCTTCTGAGATAACAAAAGAATACTGGCTTAGTAATGTTTATCCTGAAAAAATAGCATCCGCCCATAGAAATGGTGATTTTCATATACATGACCTTCAAAATCTCAGTGTTTACTGTGTAGGCTGGGATTTGTATGACCTCCTTACAACAGGATTTAAAGGTGCCTATGGTAAAACTGAAAGTGCACCTCCTAAACATTTTACCTCTGCACTGGGGCAGATAGTTAACTTTCTTTATACTTTACAGGGAGAAGCTGCCGGTGCACAGGCATTTTCAAACTTTGATACATTATTGGCACCATTTGTTAGATATGACGGACTTTCTTACAAAGAAGTAAAACAGGCTATTCAGGAGTTTGTTTTTAATCTTAATGTGCCAACGAGGGTTGGATTTCAAACGCCGTTTACTAATTTAACCTTTGACTTAAAAGCTGAAAATTCTCCTTATGCAGACCAGTATATTGTGATAGGTGGAGAAATCAAAAATCAGAAATACAGAGAATTCCAGAAAGAAATGGACATAATAAATCAGGCATTTTTTGAGGTAATGGCTGAAGGTGATGCTTCCGGTAGGGTATTCACATTCCCAATTCCAACATACAACATAACAAAGGATTTTGATTGGGAGAATCCGGTTTTAGAAAAACTATGGGAGATTACAGGTAAATACGGTATTCCATACTTTGCAAACTTTATAAATTCTGATTTAGACCCTAATGATGCCCGTAGTATGTGCTGCAGGCTTAGACTGGATATCAGAGAACTAAGGAAAAGAGGAGGAGGTTTATTTGGAGCAAATCCATTAACAGGTTCAATAGGAGTTGTAACTATAAATCTTCCAAGAATAGGTTATCTATCTAAGAATAAAGAGGAATTTTTCGACAGACTTAATAATCTGCTGGAAATAGCAAAAGAAAGCCTTGAAATTAAGAGAAACTTTCTTGAAGAGCTAACAGACAAAGGACTTTATCCATATTCAAAATTTTATCTCAGAAGTATCAAGTCCCAATCTGGAAGATACTGGCAGAACCATTTTTCAACAATAGGAATAATAGGAATGAATGAGGCATGTATTAATCTCCTGGGAAAGGATATTGCTTCATCTGAAGGAAAAGAGTTTGCTGAAAAAGTTCTTGAGTTTATAAATCATAAGCTTATTAAATTCCAGATGGAAACAGGAAACAACTACAACCTTGAGGCAACCCCTGCAGAAGGGGCATCTTACAGACTGGCAAAAATAGATAAAGAGCAGTTTCCTGATATTATTGTTGCCAACGAAGATGAGTATAGAGAGTATGGGGCAGCTCCTTATTATACAAACTCCACACATCTACCTGTTTACTACAGTGATGACCCTGTGTTTGTTTTAGACCATCAAGACAGTCTGCAAACAAAATACACCGGTGGAACGGTAATACATTTCTTCTTAGGAGAAAAGATTTCTGATACAGAGTCAGTTAAAAATTTTGTCAGGTTCGTATGTGAAAACTACCACCTGCCTTACTTCACCATTACACCTACATTTAGCGTATGTCCTGTTCACGGATACATATCAGGAAAACATGAAAAATGCCCTGAATGTGGAGAAGAAACAGAGATATATTCCCGTATTGTTGGATATTTCAGACCTGTTAAACAGTGGAATGATGGTAAGAAGGAAGAGTTTAAAAATAGAAAAGGGTATAAAATCCCCCTCTCCGCCCTGTAG
- a CDS encoding DsrE family protein: MAKKKVVVIIKSNPFSWKAFEALRQSVGLSMEHSLSVIFLKDGVYTLTDWKPQMIGIEPIDKSMEALGMMEASVIAEEEAIRERGIKPKDWPVEVQVKPKDDICEIVKEAEVVITW, encoded by the coding sequence ATGGCAAAGAAAAAAGTAGTGGTAATCATAAAATCGAATCCTTTTAGCTGGAAAGCATTTGAAGCTCTCAGACAGTCAGTCGGATTATCAATGGAACATTCCTTATCGGTAATATTCCTTAAAGATGGTGTTTACACCCTTACAGACTGGAAACCACAGATGATAGGAATAGAACCTATTGATAAATCTATGGAAGCTCTGGGTATGATGGAAGCCAGTGTTATAGCTGAAGAAGAAGCTATAAGAGAAAGGGGAATTAAACCAAAAGACTGGCCGGTGGAAGTTCAGGTAAAACCAAAAGATGATATCTGTGAGATAGTCAAAGAAGCTGAGGTGGTGATAACATGGTGA
- the moeB gene encoding molybdopterin-synthase adenylyltransferase MoeB, translating to MSFQFTEEQIKRYSRHIILPEVGGKGQQKLLQSKVLVVGAGGLGSPALYYLAAAGVGTIGIVDFDVVDFSNLQRQILHNTERVGKPKVESAKMTLEALNPDVNVIAYNERIHKGNVMDIIKDYDVVLDGSDNFPTRFLVNDACYFLGKPLVSAAILRFEGQLTTFDYRDKENSPCYRCLFPEPPPPGLVPSCQEAGLLGVVGGIMGTLQANEALKLILEIGEPLVGKLLVFDALTTEFNVVKLRKDKKCPLCGENPTIKELIEYDQACDIHF from the coding sequence ATGTCATTTCAGTTTACTGAGGAGCAAATAAAAAGATATAGCAGGCATATAATACTTCCTGAAGTTGGAGGAAAAGGTCAGCAAAAACTCCTCCAATCTAAAGTTCTGGTTGTTGGAGCAGGTGGATTAGGTTCACCGGCTTTATACTATCTTGCAGCAGCAGGAGTTGGAACAATAGGAATAGTGGATTTTGATGTTGTTGATTTTTCAAATCTCCAGAGACAGATACTCCATAACACAGAAAGGGTAGGTAAACCAAAAGTAGAATCAGCAAAAATGACCCTTGAGGCTTTAAATCCAGATGTTAATGTAATTGCCTATAACGAAAGAATTCACAAAGGCAATGTAATGGATATTATCAAGGACTATGATGTTGTCCTTGATGGTTCAGATAACTTTCCAACAAGATTTCTTGTAAATGATGCATGTTATTTTCTTGGAAAGCCTCTTGTATCAGCAGCTATACTGAGATTTGAGGGGCAGCTAACAACATTTGATTACAGGGATAAAGAAAACTCACCATGTTATAGATGTCTTTTCCCTGAACCTCCACCTCCGGGACTTGTTCCTTCATGTCAGGAAGCAGGTCTTCTTGGTGTAGTAGGTGGAATAATGGGAACACTGCAGGCAAATGAAGCTCTGAAGCTTATACTGGAAATAGGTGAACCACTTGTTGGAAAATTACTTGTTTTTGATGCCCTGACAACAGAATTTAATGTTGTTAAATTAAGAAAAGATAAAAAATGTCCTCTCTGTGGTGAAAATCCGACGATTAAAGAACTTATTGAATATGACCAGGCCTGTGATATTCATTTTTAA
- the pdxA gene encoding 4-hydroxythreonine-4-phosphate dehydrogenase PdxA — protein sequence MVKIAISLGDPAGISPEILVKGSKKLPEASYIIYGSQKAIEKAKEITGQSFGYSLISSPEEANSKDFFLINIYDKDFQPGKPNIESGKAAVLFLENAVKDTLRKKVDALVTLPISKQYIMEAGFKFAGHTDYLAHVSGVKNYIMMLMCDELKVALATTHIPLKDVPKAIKKENLISKIKLLDKELKNKFRINSPKIAVLGLNPHAGDGGNIGTEEIEIIQLAIDTLRKEGFNVTGVLSADTAFNRRDEFDAYFAMYHDQGLIPLKLLCFKKAINITLGLPFIRTSPDHGTGFDIAGKNIADPSSFVEAVKLAYKLATINSLSRH from the coding sequence ATGGTAAAGATAGCTATCTCCCTTGGCGACCCTGCCGGTATTTCACCTGAAATTTTAGTAAAAGGTAGCAAAAAGCTACCTGAAGCTTCCTACATCATTTACGGAAGTCAAAAAGCCATTGAAAAGGCCAAAGAAATAACAGGTCAAAGTTTTGGGTATTCTCTAATATCCTCTCCTGAAGAAGCTAACTCAAAAGACTTTTTCCTGATAAATATTTATGACAAAGATTTCCAGCCGGGAAAACCGAATATAGAATCCGGCAAAGCAGCTGTTTTATTTCTGGAAAATGCAGTAAAAGATACCCTTAGAAAAAAGGTTGATGCTCTTGTTACACTTCCGATATCAAAGCAGTATATTATGGAAGCAGGCTTTAAATTCGCAGGGCATACAGATTATCTTGCCCATGTTTCAGGTGTAAAAAATTACATAATGATGCTTATGTGTGATGAGCTGAAGGTGGCACTGGCAACAACCCATATTCCTCTAAAAGATGTTCCAAAAGCAATAAAAAAAGAAAACCTAATCTCAAAAATAAAACTACTTGACAAAGAACTTAAAAACAAATTCAGAATAAACTCCCCTAAGATAGCTGTTCTGGGACTTAATCCCCATGCTGGAGATGGTGGAAATATAGGAACAGAAGAAATAGAAATTATCCAGCTAGCAATAGATACTCTTAGAAAAGAAGGCTTTAATGTAACAGGTGTTTTATCAGCAGATACGGCTTTTAACCGCAGAGATGAATTTGATGCATATTTTGCCATGTATCATGACCAGGGGTTAATTCCTTTGAAGCTTTTATGTTTTAAAAAGGCGATTAATATTACATTGGGACTTCCTTTTATCCGCACATCTCCAGACCACGGAACAGGATTTGATATTGCAGGTAAAAATATCGCAGACCCTTCATCTTTTGTGGAAGCTGTCAAACTGGCATATAAACTTGCCACGATTAATTCCTTATCGAGACATTAG
- a CDS encoding anaerobic ribonucleoside-triphosphate reductase activating protein, whose protein sequence is MKIAGIQKFSLIDFPGKLSAVLFVQGCNFRCGYCHNRELVLPEYFSSTISEEEVFQFLKNRTGKLQGVVITGGEPTIFTDLIQFIKKIKSLGFNVKLDTNGSNPEVLKEIIENNLVDYIAMDIKAPVGRYKEITGVETDTGKILSSVELIKNSGIDYEFRTTLIKNFHSLKEILQICQIIKNSKRYVLQNFNPSDSLVSQEYKEKKGFSQKEIENLKNQLKKSCPNVSIRN, encoded by the coding sequence ATGAAAATAGCAGGAATTCAAAAATTCTCTCTAATAGACTTTCCTGGAAAACTATCTGCTGTTTTGTTTGTTCAAGGATGCAATTTCAGATGTGGATACTGCCATAACAGAGAACTGGTTTTACCTGAATATTTTTCTTCTACGATATCAGAAGAAGAAGTTTTCCAGTTTCTTAAAAACAGAACAGGAAAACTGCAGGGTGTTGTGATTACAGGTGGAGAACCTACAATTTTTACTGACCTTATTCAATTTATAAAGAAAATAAAATCTCTGGGATTTAATGTTAAATTGGACACAAACGGTTCAAATCCTGAAGTTTTAAAAGAAATAATAGAAAATAACCTTGTGGACTATATAGCAATGGATATAAAAGCTCCTGTTGGTAGATACAAGGAAATCACTGGCGTAGAGACTGACACAGGAAAAATATTAAGCTCTGTGGAACTCATCAAAAATTCAGGAATTGATTATGAGTTTAGAACAACGCTTATAAAGAATTTTCACTCTTTAAAGGAAATCTTGCAGATATGTCAGATAATAAAAAACAGCAAAAGATATGTTTTGCAAAACTTTAATCCTTCAGATTCACTGGTATCGCAGGAATACAAAGAAAAAAAAGGGTTTTCTCAGAAAGAAATTGAAAACTTAAAAAATCAGCTAAAAAAATCCTGTCCTAATGTCTCGATAAGGAATTAA
- a CDS encoding DsrE family protein, which translates to MNLLIIMASNPYSHDFNTAVKLAAASLERNHKTKIFFMGNGIYSIVRPEIKELVDKGAQVYYCAHNAEQRKIKPEEWAESSSMYGLSKLITEADKVIMLS; encoded by the coding sequence ATGAATCTGCTAATCATAATGGCAAGTAATCCATACTCACATGACTTTAATACCGCTGTTAAGCTGGCAGCTGCATCTTTAGAAAGAAATCATAAAACAAAAATATTTTTTATGGGTAATGGTATTTACTCAATAGTCCGTCCTGAGATAAAAGAGCTTGTAGATAAAGGGGCTCAGGTTTATTACTGTGCCCATAATGCAGAGCAGAGGAAGATTAAGCCAGAAGAATGGGCAGAAAGTAGCAGTATGTATGGTCTTTCTAAACTAATCACAGAAGCAGACAAAGTTATAATGCTCTCCTGA
- a CDS encoding sulfurtransferase TusA family protein translates to MSEIKVDRELDLKGEVCPFTFVKSKLIMEQMEPGQVLRVILDYKPSVENVPKSMREEGQEVLEINQIGDNLWEVIVRKVK, encoded by the coding sequence ATGTCTGAGATAAAGGTTGATAGAGAGCTGGATTTAAAAGGTGAGGTTTGTCCATTTACTTTTGTAAAAAGTAAGCTAATAATGGAACAGATGGAGCCTGGACAGGTTCTCAGAGTTATCCTTGACTATAAACCTTCTGTGGAAAATGTGCCAAAAAGTATGAGAGAAGAAGGTCAGGAAGTTCTTGAGATAAACCAGATAGGCGATAATCTCTGGGAAGTTATTGTAAGGAAGGTAAAATGA
- the rpmA gene encoding 50S ribosomal protein L27, with protein sequence MASKKSGGSAKNGRDSFSKRLGVKRYDGQVVKAGNILVRQRGTKIYPGKNVGLGKDYTLFALIDGVVKFERSKGKKVVSVYPLDA encoded by the coding sequence ATGGCTTCAAAGAAAAGTGGTGGTTCAGCTAAAAACGGTAGAGATAGTTTTAGTAAAAGGCTTGGTGTCAAAAGATATGACGGTCAGGTTGTAAAAGCAGGAAATATTCTTGTAAGACAGAGAGGAACAAAAATTTATCCAGGTAAGAATGTAGGACTTGGAAAAGACTATACATTATTTGCCCTTATTGATGGTGTTGTAAAATTTGAAAGGTCTAAAGGTAAAAAAGTCGTTTCTGTATATCCATTAGACGCATAA
- a CDS encoding sulfurtransferase TusB has product MVNNLWIIKRPADFPEADMLEDDDMIILIQDAVLRVPYIDNWAACKEDALARNIRIPEDKLLEYTEIIDIIEKANKVIVW; this is encoded by the coding sequence ATGGTGAATAATCTGTGGATAATAAAAAGGCCTGCTGATTTTCCGGAAGCTGATATGCTTGAAGATGATGATATGATTATCCTTATCCAGGATGCAGTTTTAAGGGTGCCTTATATAGATAACTGGGCTGCCTGCAAAGAGGATGCCCTTGCAAGAAATATAAGAATTCCTGAAGACAAACTCCTTGAATACACAGAAATAATAGATATTATTGAAAAGGCAAACAAAGTAATTGTATGGTAA
- the rplU gene encoding 50S ribosomal protein L21, whose protein sequence is MYAVIKTGGKQYKVEPGMLVKVEKLCANPGETVELDAALIRDDEGNIKTEGKVEAEVVEHGKHKKVLVFHFKRKKNYKKLNGHRQPYTLIKIKDIKA, encoded by the coding sequence ATGTATGCAGTTATAAAGACAGGCGGAAAGCAGTATAAAGTAGAACCGGGAATGCTTGTAAAAGTTGAAAAATTATGTGCAAATCCAGGGGAAACAGTTGAGCTTGATGCAGCTCTTATAAGAGATGATGAAGGAAATATAAAAACTGAAGGAAAAGTTGAAGCAGAAGTAGTAGAACACGGAAAACACAAAAAAGTGCTTGTATTCCATTTCAAAAGAAAGAAGAACTACAAAAAATTAAATGGCCACAGACAGCCATATACTTTAATCAAAATTAAAGATATTAAGGCTTAA